Proteins encoded by one window of Sorangium aterium:
- a CDS encoding TIR domain-containing protein codes for MRELIDFGIERSRHEHFFGREDVLAAIDRHLDGAGTSGRWVLVTGGPGMGKSALLSRWLDVEEQRGRRAPHHFLRRDVMDWDRPEAVARSLSAQIEALYPAQKDPEARPESRLIELLAKVSKHELVPLGERLVLVVDGLDEARNDGVGQNPLPSFLPYALPPRVHVLCASRPQYPHLGWLESRGNVRRIDLDAPAWAGSNEQACRAFWSDQAPRFTPRLGPRLLEEAVVRAEGNLLYAVKLREWLEEQPIEQRRVERLPRGLSGFLEQIWQQLRSLPREQFRLVANGLGLICAAREALPLEEIEVAGGWNDVGDGEDFLRAARALLLEEPEAWRGAQAYRPYHEAFRAFVTEKLGPTRMAELHRRLLDTAARWPVAEGEREFRSGYAARHAIAHALAAGEREKVRRLCRDLELLKALYREDGPAALEDALRMGAQELGDGEIDLLYRAVRVESHWLREAPEALPALVYNRLRSAGWEAERIARTLRFPHGLPRLRLRHPVRMWTGEDRTLERHSSGVNACAISPDGQRIVSASNDKTLRVWDLATGQLLSTLEGHSASVLACAISPDGQCIVSASSDEKLKIWDLATGQLLSTLEGHSGWVKACAISPDGQCIVSGSYDKTLKVWDLATGQLLSTLEGHSDGVMAFAISPDGQRIVSASSDKTLKIWDLATGQLLSTLEGHSWHVTACAISPDSQRIVSASYDKMLRVWDLATGQLLSTLEGHSEEVTACTISPDGQRIVSASEDRTLKVWDLETGQLLSNLEGHSASVAACTISPDGQRIVSASGDRTIKVWDLETGQLLSTLEGHSSWVNACTISPDGQRVVSASGDRTLKVWDLATGQLPSTLEGHSASVLACAISPDGQRIVSASDDRTLKVWDLATGQLLSTLEGHSEEVTACAISPDGQRIVSASSDETLRVWDLATGQLLSTLEGHSASVTACAISPDGQRIVSASYDETLRVWDLETGQLLSTLEGHSDSVYACTISPDGQRIVSASSDGTPQVWDLATGQLLATIEGHSDSVYACTISPDGQRIVSASSDGTLKVWNLATGQLFFTLEGHSEEVTACVISPDGQRIVSASSDKTLKVWGLATGRLLATLEGHSASVTACTISPDGQRIVSASRDKTLRVWEMSTGECLDTVYGTSLFVSMAVSQQFLCAGDANGNLWHLYFTAPAPLAKVFPLKKAIRLFFSYSHRDEALRDELETHLALLKREGLLQSWHDRRIGAGEEWAGQIDKNLNEAEVILLLVSADFIASDYCFDHEMTRALERHDAGQACVIPVLLRKTDWHSAPFAKLQALPKDTRPVTLWQDRDEAWHDVALGIRRAIEALRGRSE; via the coding sequence GTGAGAGAGCTCATCGACTTCGGCATCGAGCGCAGCCGCCACGAGCACTTCTTCGGTCGAGAGGACGTGCTCGCAGCCATCGATCGCCACCTCGACGGCGCGGGGACGTCAGGCCGCTGGGTGCTCGTTACCGGCGGGCCCGGCATGGGCAAGAGCGCGCTCCTCTCGCGGTGGCTCGACGTGGAAGAGCAGCGCGGTCGCAGGGCGCCGCACCACTTCCTCCGGCGCGACGTCATGGACTGGGATCGACCCGAGGCGGTCGCCCGCTCCCTCTCGGCGCAGATCGAGGCGCTCTACCCGGCGCAGAAGGACCCCGAGGCGCGGCCGGAGAGCCGGCTGATCGAGCTCCTGGCGAAGGTCTCCAAGCACGAGCTCGTCCCCCTTGGAGAGCGCCTGGTGCTCGTCGTGGACGGCCTCGACGAGGCGCGAAACGATGGCGTCGGGCAGAACCCGCTGCCGAGCTTCCTGCCATACGCGCTGCCGCCGCGTGTGCACGTACTCTGCGCGTCGCGCCCGCAGTACCCGCACCTCGGCTGGCTGGAGAGCCGCGGGAATGTGCGCCGCATCGACCTCGACGCACCCGCGTGGGCGGGCTCGAACGAACAGGCCTGCCGCGCGTTCTGGAGCGATCAGGCGCCGCGGTTCACGCCGCGGCTCGGCCCGAGGCTTCTCGAGGAGGCTGTGGTACGGGCCGAGGGGAACCTGCTCTATGCGGTGAAGCTGCGGGAATGGCTGGAGGAACAGCCGATCGAGCAGAGGCGCGTGGAGCGCCTGCCTCGCGGGCTGAGCGGTTTTCTGGAGCAGATATGGCAGCAGCTACGGAGCTTGCCGCGTGAGCAGTTCAGGCTGGTCGCGAACGGGCTTGGGCTGATCTGCGCGGCGCGCGAGGCGCTGCCGCTCGAGGAGATCGAGGTGGCGGGGGGGTGGAACGACGTGGGAGACGGCGAGGACTTCCTTCGCGCCGCGCGGGCGCTCCTCCTGGAGGAGCCGGAGGCGTGGCGCGGCGCGCAGGCGTACCGGCCTTACCACGAGGCGTTTCGCGCGTTCGTCACAGAGAAGCTCGGGCCGACGCGCATGGCCGAGTTGCACCGGCGGCTGCTGGACACGGCGGCCCGGTGGCCTGTGGCAGAGGGGGAGCGCGAATTCCGGAGCGGGTATGCGGCGCGGCACGCGATCGCGCATGCGCTCGCGGCGGGCGAGCGGGAGAAGGTGCGGCGGCTATGCCGGGATCTCGAGCTCCTCAAGGCACTGTACCGCGAGGATGGGCCTGCGGCGCTCGAGGATGCGCTGCGCATGGGCGCGCAGGAGCTTGGGGACGGTGAGATCGACCTGCTCTACCGGGCGGTGCGTGTCGAGTCGCACTGGCTCCGTGAGGCGCCGGAGGCGCTGCCGGCGCTGGTCTACAATCGGCTGCGGTCGGCCGGGTGGGAGGCGGAGCGAATCGCACGCACGCTGCGTTTTCCGCACGGCTTACCGAGGCTTCGGCTGCGGCATCCGGTACGGATGTGGACTGGAGAGGATCGCACGTTGGAGCGCCACTCCTCTGGGGTCAATGCTTGCGCGATCAGCCCCGATGGCCAGCGCATCGTCTCCGCCTCCAACGACAAGACGCTCAGGGTCTGGGACCTGGCGACCGGGCAGCTCCTCTCCACCCTGGAAGGCCACTCCGCTTCGGTACTTGCCTGCGCGATCAGCCCGGATGGCCAGTGCATCGTCTCCGCCTCCAGCGACGAGAAGCTCAAGATCTGGGACCTGGCGACCGGGCAGCTCCTCTCCACCCTGGAAGGCCACTCCGGTTGGGTCAAGGCCTGCGCGATCAGCCCGGATGGCCAGTGCATCGTCTCCGGCTCCTACGACAAGACGCTCAAGGTCTGGGACCTGGCGACCGGGCAGCTCCTCTCCACCCTCGAAGGTCACTCCGATGGGGTCATGGCCTTCGCAATCAGCCCGGATGGCCAGCGCATCGTCTCCGCCTCCAGCGACAAGACGCTCAAGATCTGGGACCTGGCGACCGGGCAGCTCCTCTCCACCCTCGAAGGCCACTCCTGGCACGTCACTGCCTGCGCGATCAGCCCGGATAGCCAGCGCATCGTCTCCGCCTCCTACGACAAGATGCTCAGGGTCTGGGACCTGGCGACCGGGCAGCTCCTCTCCACCCTCGAAGGCCACTCCGAAGAGGTCACTGCCTGCACAATCAGCCCGGATGGCCAGCGCATCGTCTCCGCCTCCGAGGACAGGACGCTCAAGGTATGGGACCTGGAGACCGGGCAGCTCCTATCCAACCTCGAAGGCCACTCCGCTTCGGTCGCTGCCTGCACAATCAGCCCGGATGGTCAGCGCATCGTCTCTGCCTCCGGCGACAGAACGATCAAGGTATGGGACCTGGAGACCGGGCAGCTCCTCTCCACCCTCGAAGGCCACTCCAGTTGGGTCAATGCCTGCACGATCAGCCCGGATGGCCAGCGAGTCGTCTCCGCCTCCGGCGACAGAACGCTCAAGGTATGGGATCTGGCGACCGGACAGCTCCCCTCCACCCTCGAAGGCCACTCCGCTTCGGTACTTGCCTGCGCGATCAGCCCGGATGGCCAGCGCATCGTCTCCGCCTCCGACGACAGGACGCTCAAGGTATGGGATCTGGCGACCGGGCAGCTCCTCTCCACCCTCGAAGGCCACTCCGAAGAGGTCACTGCCTGCGCGATCAGCCCGGATGGCCAGCGCATCGTCTCCGCCTCCAGCGACGAGACGCTCAGGGTCTGGGACCTGGCGACCGGGCAGCTCCTCTCCACCCTCGAAGGCCACTCCGCTTCGGTCACTGCCTGTGCGATCAGCCCGGATGGCCAGCGCATCGTCTCCGCCTCCTACGACGAGACGCTCAGGGTCTGGGACCTGGAGACCGGGCAGCTCCTCTCCACCCTCGAAGGCCACTCCGATTCGGTCTATGCCTGCACAATCAGCCCGGATGGCCAGCGCATCGTCTCCGCCTCCAGCGACGGGACGCCCCAGGTCTGGGACCTGGCGACCGGGCAGCTCCTCGCCACCATCGAAGGCCACTCCGATTCGGTCTATGCCTGCACAATCAGCCCGGATGGCCAGCGCATCGTCTCCGCCTCCAGCGACGGGACGCTCAAGGTCTGGAACCTGGCGACCGGGCAGCTCTTCTTCACCCTCGAAGGCCATTCCGAAGAGGTCACTGCCTGCGTGATCAGCCCGGATGGCCAGCGCATCGTCTCCGCCTCCAGCGACAAGACGCTCAAGGTCTGGGGCCTGGCGACCGGGCGGCTCCTCGCCACCCTCGAAGGCCACTCCGCTTCGGTCACGGCCTGCACGATCAGCCCGGATGGTCAGCGCATCGTCTCCGCCTCTAGAGACAAGACGCTCAGGGTCTGGGAGATGTCGACAGGGGAATGCCTGGACACAGTGTACGGAACCAGCTTGTTCGTCAGCATGGCTGTATCACAACAGTTTCTTTGCGCAGGCGACGCAAACGGCAACCTCTGGCATCTCTATTTCACGGCCCCGGCACCGCTTGCGAAAGTTTTCCCGCTGAAGAAAGCCATCCGCCTCTTCTTCAGCTACTCCCACAGGGACGAGGCTCTCCGCGACGAGCTGGAGACCCATCTCGCCCTTCTCAAACGCGAGGGCCTCCTCCAGAGCTGGCATGACCGACGCATCGGCGCCGGCGAGGAGTGGGCTGGCCAGATCGACAAGAACCTCAACGAGGCCGAGGTGATTCTCCTCCTCGTCAGCGCCGACTTCATAGCCTCGGATTACTGCTTCGACCATGAGATGACGCGCGCCCTGGAGCGCCACGACGCCGGCCAGGCCTGCGTCATCCCGGTCCTCCTCCGAAAGACCGACTGGCACAGCGCGCCGTTCGCCAAGCTCCAGGCGCTCCCGAAGGATACCAGGCCGGTCACCCTCTGGCAGGACCGCGATGAAGCGTGGCACGACGTGGCCCTCGGCATCCGGCGCGCAATCGAGGCGCTCCGAGGGCGCTCGGAGTGA
- a CDS encoding helix-turn-helix domain-containing protein — translation MLVARRIQALRLLDKGWTITQAAEATGTYRREVRRVANRFLEGGVEHALSEEPRRRRSKLLDSAQTAALIAMVCGPPPEGRARWTIALIADEAARRKVVRSVSQETIRRTLADQDIKPWREKNVVRSEDRHAVRRADEGRAGAIRPAPRPERTGRSAR, via the coding sequence ATGCTCGTCGCGCGGCGGATTCAGGCCCTACGTTTGCTCGACAAGGGCTGGACGATCACGCAGGCGGCGGAGGCGACGGGAACCTACCGCCGCGAGGTGCGGCGTGTAGCCAACCGTTTTCTGGAGGGCGGCGTCGAGCATGCGCTGAGCGAGGAGCCCCGGCGGCGCCGCTCCAAGCTTCTCGACAGCGCGCAGACCGCCGCGCTCATCGCGATGGTGTGCGGTCCGCCACCCGAGGGGCGTGCGCGATGGACCATCGCCCTGATCGCCGATGAAGCCGCACGGCGAAAGGTCGTTCGCTCGGTCAGCCAGGAGACCATACGAAGAACCCTCGCCGACCAGGACATCAAGCCCTGGCGGGAAAAAAATGTGGTGCGTTCCGAAGATCGACACGCCGTTCGTCGAGCGGATGAAGGACGTGCTGGAGCTATACGCCCGGCCCCACGACCCGAGCGAACCGGTCGTAGCGCTCGATGA
- a CDS encoding IS630 family transposase, translating to MKDVLELYARPHDPSEPVVALDERPVVLHDSARPDRPMRRGKPRRIDYEYVRRGTANIFCIVEPKTGRHLTHATEDRTRPSFALAAERIARAYPRASRIHLVLDNLNTHTPASLIKAFGAERGHALASRFEFHHTPKHASWLNAAEIEASLVSRECLGRNRIPTLKELRARVQQWNAAADRGRRRINWKFTVRDAERIFGSDWFNRIVSEH from the coding sequence ATGAAGGACGTGCTGGAGCTATACGCCCGGCCCCACGACCCGAGCGAACCGGTCGTAGCGCTCGATGAGCGCCCCGTCGTCCTGCACGACAGCGCAAGGCCCGACAGGCCGATGCGCCGAGGGAAGCCACGGCGCATCGACTACGAGTACGTCCGTCGGGGAACGGCCAACATCTTCTGCATCGTGGAGCCGAAGACCGGGCGCCATCTCACCCACGCGACCGAGGATCGGACGCGTCCTTCCTTCGCGCTCGCCGCCGAGCGCATCGCCCGCGCCTACCCGCGGGCGAGTCGGATTCACCTGGTGCTCGACAACCTCAATACTCACACCCCTGCATCGCTCATCAAGGCCTTCGGGGCCGAGCGGGGCCACGCGCTTGCCTCGCGTTTCGAGTTTCACCACACGCCGAAGCACGCGAGCTGGCTGAACGCCGCGGAGATCGAAGCCAGCCTCGTGTCCAGGGAGTGCCTCGGCCGTAACCGCATCCCGACGCTCAAGGAACTCCGGGCTCGCGTCCAGCAATGGAATGCAGCTGCGGACCGAGGCCGCCGCAGGATCAACTGGAAGTTCACCGTCCGCGACGCCGAGCGAATTTTCGGATCCGACTGGTTCAACAGAATCGTGTCAGAGCACTAG